Proteins encoded in a region of the Devosia sp. RR2S18 genome:
- the glpD gene encoding glycerol-3-phosphate dehydrogenase, with product MSQSDSVDIFVIGGGINGTSIARDAVGRGFTVALAEMKDLASGTSSAATKLVHGGLRYLEHYEFRLVQEALAEREVLWAEAPHIIWPLRFVLPHHKGLRPAFILRSGLAMYDYMGGRRLLPPTKTLDLKQHETGKPLKPEFKRGFEYSDCWVDDARFVVLNARDAANRGATIHVRTKVTSARRENGGWVLELDGEDGRQTVRAKLLINAAGPWVDDVITGTMGKNGAHNVRLVKGSHIVVRRLYEHDRCYIFQNADGRIIFAIPYEQDYTLIGTTDEDYHGDPRDVAISDKETNYLLSAASEYFAKPVTSEEIAWTYSGVRPLFDDGASAAQEATRDYVLKMDGDKATGAAVHVFGGKLTTSRRLAESVLEKIEEVLGKKGIAWTKGSKLPGGEFEPLNFEAELRRLGMDYSGLPNGMLRRLMRQYGTKARSILGDAKDVSALGQHFGADLYQAEVDYQVNIEWARTAEDVLWRRTKLGLRVGKEDVGRLEDYLGQRVPA from the coding sequence ATGAGCCAGAGCGACAGCGTCGACATCTTCGTCATCGGAGGTGGCATCAACGGCACCAGCATTGCGCGGGACGCCGTCGGCCGCGGGTTCACCGTCGCTCTGGCAGAGATGAAGGATCTGGCGTCCGGCACCAGTTCGGCGGCGACCAAGCTGGTGCATGGTGGCCTGCGTTATCTCGAGCACTATGAGTTCCGCCTGGTGCAGGAAGCGCTGGCCGAGCGCGAGGTGTTGTGGGCCGAGGCCCCGCACATCATCTGGCCGCTGCGGTTCGTGCTGCCGCACCACAAGGGATTGCGTCCAGCGTTTATCCTGCGCTCTGGGCTGGCCATGTATGACTATATGGGAGGCCGACGCCTTCTGCCGCCCACCAAGACGCTGGACCTGAAGCAGCACGAGACGGGCAAGCCGCTAAAGCCCGAGTTCAAGCGTGGGTTTGAGTATTCCGATTGCTGGGTGGACGATGCCCGCTTCGTCGTGCTGAACGCCCGCGACGCTGCCAATCGCGGCGCCACCATCCATGTCCGCACCAAGGTGACGAGCGCACGACGCGAGAATGGCGGCTGGGTGCTGGAGCTCGACGGGGAGGACGGCCGGCAGACCGTACGCGCCAAGCTGCTGATCAATGCGGCCGGGCCGTGGGTGGATGACGTGATCACGGGCACCATGGGCAAGAATGGCGCGCACAATGTGCGACTGGTCAAAGGCAGTCATATCGTGGTTCGGCGGCTCTATGAGCACGACCGATGCTACATTTTCCAGAATGCCGATGGCCGGATCATTTTCGCCATTCCCTACGAGCAAGACTACACCCTGATCGGCACGACCGATGAGGACTATCACGGCGACCCCAGGGACGTGGCCATCTCTGACAAGGAGACCAACTATCTCCTGTCGGCGGCGAGCGAGTATTTCGCTAAGCCGGTCACCAGCGAGGAGATCGCCTGGACTTATTCGGGGGTGCGCCCGCTGTTCGACGATGGGGCCAGCGCCGCCCAGGAAGCTACCCGCGACTATGTACTCAAGATGGACGGCGACAAGGCCACGGGCGCGGCCGTGCATGTGTTTGGCGGCAAGCTGACCACTTCCCGCAGGCTGGCAGAGTCGGTGCTCGAAAAAATCGAAGAAGTGCTAGGCAAGAAGGGCATAGCCTGGACCAAGGGCTCGAAGCTGCCGGGTGGTGAGTTCGAACCGCTCAATTTCGAAGCGGAACTGCGGCGCCTCGGCATGGATTATTCCGGCCTGCCAAATGGCATGCTGCGCCGGTTGATGCGGCAATACGGAACCAAGGCGCGATCTATTCTCGGTGATGCCAAGGACGTGAGCGCATTAGGCCAGCATTTCGGCGCTGACCTCTATCAAGCCGAGGTGGACTATCAGGTGAACATAGAATGGGCGCGCACGGCCGAGGACGTGTTGTGGCGGCGCACCAAGCTGGGCCTGCGCGTCGGCAAGGAAGATGTGGGCCGGCTAGAGGACTATCTCGGGCAGCGCGTACCAGCATAA
- a CDS encoding 2-hydroxyacid dehydrogenase, whose protein sequence is MAIDLLQTHKLLDTCEAALAERFTVHKLHEAADRDAFLAEVGPRIRAVAGGSVDADLMDRLPKLEIIANFGVGYDTIDTPAAKARNIRVTNTPSVLDDAVAETAMALMIALARQVPAADRFVREGKWEQGNFPFTTELRGATVGILGLGRIGKEIAARAQAFKMRIVYHGRQRQPTEPHLYYGDLEAMARDCDWLVIVAPGGPATQGIVSRQVLEALGPNGRLVNVARGSLVDEAALIDMLQSGGIAGAGLDVFADEPRVPAALRELDNVVLTPHYASATRTTRNAMGALVVANLDAHFAGNPLLSAVV, encoded by the coding sequence ATGGCCATCGACCTTCTCCAGACGCACAAGCTGCTCGATACCTGCGAGGCCGCCCTGGCCGAGCGCTTTACTGTCCACAAGCTGCACGAGGCTGCAGATCGCGACGCGTTCCTCGCCGAAGTCGGCCCCCGCATCCGCGCCGTCGCGGGCGGTTCGGTCGATGCCGACCTGATGGACCGTCTCCCCAAGCTCGAGATCATCGCCAATTTCGGTGTGGGCTATGACACCATCGACACGCCGGCTGCCAAGGCCCGCAACATCCGCGTCACCAATACCCCCAGCGTGCTCGATGATGCCGTCGCCGAAACGGCCATGGCCCTGATGATCGCGCTCGCCCGCCAGGTTCCGGCGGCGGACCGCTTCGTGCGCGAGGGCAAGTGGGAGCAAGGAAACTTCCCCTTCACCACCGAACTGCGCGGCGCCACCGTTGGCATTCTGGGCCTTGGCCGTATCGGCAAGGAGATTGCCGCCCGGGCACAAGCGTTCAAGATGCGGATCGTCTATCACGGCCGTCAGCGTCAGCCGACGGAGCCTCACCTCTATTATGGTGATCTCGAAGCCATGGCGCGGGACTGCGACTGGCTGGTCATCGTGGCGCCGGGCGGTCCGGCGACGCAAGGGATCGTCTCGCGCCAGGTGCTCGAAGCGCTGGGCCCCAACGGACGCCTCGTCAACGTCGCGCGCGGCAGTCTCGTTGATGAAGCCGCGCTCATCGACATGCTCCAATCGGGCGGCATTGCCGGCGCCGGGCTTGACGTCTTCGCCGATGAACCGCGCGTGCCCGCCGCGCTGCGCGAACTCGACAACGTCGTGCTTACCCCCCACTACGCCAGCGCCACCCGCACCACCCGCAATGCCATGGGCGCGCTCGTGGTCGCCAATCTCGACGCCCATTTTGCCGGCAATCCGCTGCTGAGTGCCGTGGTCTGA
- a CDS encoding AEC family transporter, whose product MLAILSVIAPIFALMALGYSAVRFRLFPAEGIKSLIAFVNNFATPCLLFYSLLTSDFTAAFNLAIIGPYYLGALVCFVLGIVIAIRLFKNRPGEGVSAGFSGTFTNTVLVGLPIMQRAYGTEALPVTLSIIGLHGAILLTVGMVTMELVRRDGQSLGRTLLTAGKRVGSNPLIWGIAAGMIGYFSGLTLVEPAEAFFVMMSQAVVPAALFGIGGALNEYKLSENWHQALVASLIKLIVHPAIAYVLMVWVLHVPIETARYGILLSAMPAGINVYVFATYYHRGIHVAANTILISTVTSALTISAWLAILSHTPT is encoded by the coding sequence ATGCTCGCCATCCTTTCCGTCATCGCGCCGATCTTCGCACTCATGGCGCTCGGCTACAGCGCCGTGCGCTTCCGCTTGTTCCCGGCTGAAGGCATTAAGAGCTTGATCGCCTTCGTGAACAATTTCGCGACACCCTGCCTGCTCTTCTATTCCCTGCTAACGTCCGACTTCACTGCCGCGTTCAACCTCGCCATCATCGGTCCCTATTACCTGGGCGCGCTGGTCTGCTTCGTCCTGGGCATCGTCATCGCTATCCGCCTGTTCAAAAACCGGCCGGGGGAGGGCGTATCAGCCGGGTTCTCCGGCACCTTCACCAATACGGTGCTCGTCGGCCTGCCGATCATGCAACGCGCCTATGGCACTGAAGCCTTGCCGGTAACACTGTCCATCATTGGCCTGCACGGCGCCATCCTGCTCACTGTCGGCATGGTGACCATGGAACTGGTTCGCCGCGACGGGCAATCCCTGGGCCGCACTCTGCTCACCGCTGGCAAGCGCGTCGGCTCCAATCCGCTGATCTGGGGCATCGCGGCCGGGATGATCGGCTATTTCTCCGGCCTCACTCTTGTCGAGCCCGCGGAAGCGTTCTTTGTGATGATGAGCCAGGCGGTCGTTCCGGCGGCGCTTTTCGGCATCGGCGGTGCGCTCAACGAATACAAGCTCTCGGAAAACTGGCACCAGGCGCTGGTCGCCTCGCTGATCAAGCTCATCGTCCATCCGGCTATCGCCTATGTCCTTATGGTCTGGGTGCTCCATGTGCCCATCGAAACGGCGCGCTACGGCATCCTGCTCTCAGCCATGCCGGCCGGCATCAATGTCTATGTCTTCGCGACCTACTACCATCGCGGCATTCACGTCGCCGCCAACACCATCCTCATCTCCACCGTCACTTCCGCACTGACCATCTCTGCCTGGCTGGCCATTCTCAGCCACACGCCCACTTAA
- a CDS encoding SDR family NAD(P)-dependent oxidoreductase: protein MDRFTGKTVLVTGAASGIGQATARRFASEGANLVLVDRNDMGETAKGMSPDRILIHTADVSDDKACDGMIAAAVERFGTLDVLVNNAGVYSGGDPAQLSNEDWRKVIATDLDGVFYGCRAAIPHLEKSGGSIVNTASVSGTGGDWNTLPYNAAKGGVVNFTRALAMDLGKRGIRVNAVCPSLTRTAMTEDMFDDEEALAAFRERIPLGRHCEPEEVAAVIAFLASADASFITGAMIPVDGGVSASNGQPPQ, encoded by the coding sequence ATGGATCGGTTCACCGGTAAAACCGTGCTCGTCACCGGCGCGGCATCAGGCATCGGCCAAGCCACAGCCCGACGCTTTGCTAGCGAAGGCGCCAATTTGGTGCTGGTCGACCGCAACGACATGGGGGAAACCGCCAAGGGCATGTCGCCCGACCGTATCCTCATCCACACCGCCGATGTCTCTGACGACAAGGCCTGCGACGGCATGATTGCGGCCGCTGTTGAACGGTTCGGAACACTTGACGTCTTGGTCAACAATGCCGGCGTTTATTCCGGCGGCGACCCGGCCCAACTCAGCAACGAGGATTGGCGCAAGGTAATCGCCACTGATCTCGATGGCGTCTTTTATGGCTGCCGCGCAGCCATTCCGCATCTCGAAAAATCCGGCGGCTCTATCGTCAATACCGCCTCGGTATCGGGCACCGGCGGTGACTGGAACACGCTGCCCTACAACGCTGCCAAGGGGGGCGTGGTCAACTTCACCCGTGCTCTCGCCATGGATCTCGGCAAGCGCGGCATTCGCGTCAATGCCGTCTGCCCCAGCCTCACCCGCACCGCCATGACCGAGGACATGTTTGACGATGAGGAGGCGCTGGCGGCCTTCCGCGAGCGCATCCCCTTGGGTCGGCACTGCGAGCCCGAAGAGGTCGCGGCCGTGATTGCGTTCCTCGCCAGCGCCGATGCCAGCTTCATCACCGGCGCCATGATCCCGGTTGATGGCGGGGTCAGCGCGTCCAACGGTCAGCCGCCGCAATAG
- a CDS encoding AbrB family transcriptional regulator: MAQLVPTLLTLLISFAGGALAAFAGLPAGWLMGGALAVSIAAMSGVKVRMPDRLRDVAFLLIGMSMGASVAPDTLNLLSSWPVSLAALVIELVLIVSLTGWMLARVFKLDAGTAYLSSFPGHLSLVMGIASAGVGDARQIAIIQVIRIFMLTICVPIGAMFLPIAHFEPLMSSKTLSVGELLLLAAGCTAFGLVFVWRKIPAGFVLGSMAAATAAKLGGLYDAAMPEPLVITTFVLTGALIGSRFAGISRREFFHASLGGLIATGMTVSIVTLVAWLVGMVIGMPYGQIWLALAPGALEGMGALGIALGYDTAFIAAHHVIRLLLLSFAIPGVVMLIRWRENATIAAHDKGEGRLP, translated from the coding sequence TTGGCACAGCTGGTCCCTACCCTTCTCACACTCCTGATCTCGTTTGCCGGCGGTGCCCTGGCGGCGTTTGCCGGACTGCCGGCGGGCTGGCTAATGGGCGGGGCACTGGCCGTCAGCATCGCGGCCATGAGCGGGGTGAAGGTGCGCATGCCCGACCGGCTGCGCGACGTCGCCTTTCTCCTGATCGGCATGTCGATGGGCGCAAGCGTTGCGCCAGACACGCTCAACCTGCTTTCGAGCTGGCCAGTCAGCCTTGCCGCGCTGGTGATCGAACTGGTGCTGATCGTGTCGCTTACCGGATGGATGCTGGCCCGCGTATTCAAGCTCGATGCGGGGACGGCCTATCTCAGCTCCTTTCCGGGCCACCTCTCATTGGTCATGGGGATCGCCTCGGCGGGGGTCGGCGATGCACGGCAGATTGCCATCATCCAGGTGATCCGCATTTTCATGCTGACCATCTGCGTGCCCATCGGTGCCATGTTCCTGCCCATCGCCCATTTCGAGCCGCTGATGTCGTCCAAGACCCTGTCGGTGGGCGAATTGCTGCTCCTGGCGGCTGGGTGTACCGCGTTTGGCCTCGTCTTTGTGTGGCGCAAGATCCCGGCGGGATTCGTGCTGGGTTCGATGGCGGCCGCCACCGCCGCCAAGCTGGGCGGGCTTTACGACGCGGCAATGCCGGAGCCACTGGTGATCACCACGTTCGTCTTGACCGGGGCGCTGATCGGCTCTCGCTTTGCCGGGATTAGCCGGCGCGAGTTTTTTCATGCTTCGCTGGGTGGGCTGATTGCCACCGGCATGACCGTGAGCATCGTTACCCTGGTGGCTTGGCTCGTCGGCATGGTGATCGGCATGCCCTATGGCCAGATCTGGTTGGCACTGGCGCCCGGGGCGCTGGAAGGCATGGGCGCTCTCGGCATCGCGCTAGGCTATGACACGGCGTTTATCGCCGCCCACCACGTTATTCGCTTGCTGCTGCTCAGCTTTGCCATTCCCGGCGTTGTCATGCTGATCCGCTGGCGTGAGAACGCCACAATCGCGGCTCACGACAAGGGCGAAGGGAGATTGCCATGA
- a CDS encoding CAP domain-containing protein, translated as MRIARRSFLVLGAAAALAACSATIPVLPKSASTSETLTDAEILTAINAVRKANGAPPWTYNASLENAARAQARLMAQKNTLSHNLGVTLRQRVTTAGYLGAVGENVAKGYTSLEGAIQGWMNSSGHRSTLLSPKFTEFGLAAARGPGGKLYWAMIAGGSFQAWVV; from the coding sequence ATGCGCATAGCTCGCCGCAGCTTTCTTGTCCTCGGCGCCGCTGCGGCGCTCGCGGCCTGCTCCGCCACCATTCCTGTTCTGCCCAAGAGCGCGAGCACTTCCGAGACGCTGACGGACGCAGAAATCCTGACGGCCATCAATGCCGTGCGGAAGGCTAACGGCGCCCCGCCTTGGACCTATAATGCAAGCCTTGAGAACGCCGCTCGTGCGCAGGCGCGACTGATGGCGCAGAAAAACACCTTGAGCCATAATCTAGGCGTCACCTTGCGCCAACGCGTCACCACCGCCGGCTATCTCGGCGCCGTGGGTGAGAACGTAGCCAAGGGCTATACGAGCCTCGAAGGTGCCATCCAGGGCTGGATGAACTCCTCGGGCCACCGCTCGACCCTGCTCAGTCCGAAATTTACCGAATTCGGCCTTGCCGCTGCGCGCGGACCGGGCGGCAAGCTCTATTGGGCGATGATTGCCGGCGGCAGCTTCCAGGCTTGGGTGGTCTAG
- the glpK gene encoding glycerol kinase GlpK, whose translation MSGLVLAIDQGTTSSRAIVFGTDRTIQGVGQKEFTQHFPRDGWVEHDPEEIWESVVWSIRTALEAADAEGKDIAAIGITNQRETVLVWDRKSGKPAHNAIVWQDRRTAEYCAELKRGGHEAEITRKTGLLIDPYFSGTKLKWLLDHVEGARARAEAGELAFGTVDSYLIWRLTGGKSHVTDATNACRTLLFNLEQNAWDEELLALFGVPRAMLPDVKDCADDFGTSDPALFGAAIPILGVAGDQHAAVIGQACFEPGMLKSTYGTGCFAVLNTGTELCRSDNRLLTTLAYRLNGQSTYALEGSIFVAGAAVQWIRDGLKLVQHASETGPLAQSADPHQSVYMVPAFVGLGAPWWDAEARGAIYGLTRNTGPAEIARAALEAVCYQTRDLLEAMRKDWRGGGDTVLRVDGGMVASDWTMQFLADILDAPVDRPTILETTALGAAWLAGSKAGVWPSMEEFASTWAQDRRFEPAMDNGERERKVRGWNEAVRRTLSSAA comes from the coding sequence ATGAGCGGTTTGGTGCTGGCGATCGACCAGGGAACGACTTCGAGCCGAGCGATCGTGTTCGGAACAGACCGAACAATCCAAGGCGTCGGCCAAAAGGAGTTCACCCAGCATTTTCCGCGCGATGGTTGGGTGGAACATGATCCCGAGGAGATCTGGGAGAGTGTCGTCTGGTCTATCCGCACTGCGCTTGAGGCTGCCGACGCCGAGGGCAAGGACATTGCTGCGATCGGCATCACCAATCAGCGCGAAACCGTCTTGGTATGGGATCGCAAGAGCGGCAAGCCGGCTCACAATGCCATTGTCTGGCAGGACCGGCGGACCGCGGAATATTGCGCCGAACTCAAGCGTGGCGGCCATGAGGCTGAAATCACCCGCAAGACCGGACTGTTGATCGACCCCTATTTTTCGGGCACCAAGCTTAAGTGGCTGCTTGATCATGTCGAGGGCGCGCGGGCGCGGGCCGAGGCTGGCGAACTGGCCTTTGGCACGGTCGATTCCTACCTCATCTGGCGGCTGACCGGCGGCAAATCCCATGTGACCGACGCGACAAATGCCTGCCGGACGCTCTTGTTCAACCTCGAGCAGAACGCCTGGGACGAGGAGTTGCTGGCGCTGTTCGGGGTGCCGCGCGCGATGTTGCCGGACGTGAAGGATTGCGCCGACGATTTCGGCACCAGCGACCCGGCGCTGTTTGGCGCCGCCATTCCCATCCTGGGCGTTGCCGGCGACCAACACGCTGCGGTGATCGGGCAGGCCTGTTTCGAGCCCGGCATGCTTAAATCCACCTATGGGACCGGGTGCTTCGCAGTTCTCAATACCGGCACCGAACTGTGCCGGAGCGACAATCGCCTGCTGACCACCCTCGCCTATCGCCTCAATGGCCAGAGCACCTATGCCTTGGAAGGCTCGATCTTCGTGGCCGGCGCAGCGGTGCAGTGGATCCGCGATGGGCTCAAGCTGGTCCAGCATGCGAGCGAAACCGGCCCGCTGGCCCAATCGGCCGACCCACATCAAAGCGTCTACATGGTCCCAGCCTTTGTGGGGTTGGGCGCCCCCTGGTGGGATGCGGAAGCGCGTGGCGCCATCTATGGCCTGACGCGCAATACGGGACCGGCAGAGATCGCCCGCGCGGCCCTAGAGGCAGTGTGCTATCAAACGCGTGACCTCCTGGAAGCCATGCGCAAGGATTGGCGCGGAGGTGGCGACACAGTGCTGCGGGTGGATGGCGGCATGGTGGCATCGGACTGGACCATGCAGTTTCTCGCCGACATTCTCGACGCCCCGGTGGACCGTCCCACCATTCTCGAGACGACTGCATTGGGGGCCGCTTGGCTCGCCGGCTCCAAAGCCGGTGTGTGGCCGAGCATGGAAGAGTTTGCCAGCACCTGGGCTCAGGACCGGCGCTTCGAGCCCGCAATGGACAATGGCGAGCGCGAGCGGAAGGTGCGGGGCTGGAACGAAGCGGTGCGGCGAACGCTCTCGAGCGCTGCCTAG
- a CDS encoding alpha-glucosidase: MQEWWRGGVIYQVYPRSFQDTNGDGIGDLPGIIRRLDYIASLGVDCIWLSPIQQSPQADMGYDVSDYREVDRLFGSLQDFDSLVEQAHARGLKVIMDQVVSHTSDQHPWFQESRVSRTNARADWYVWSDPQPDGSPPNNWLSVFGGRAWEWNPTRGQYYLHNFLASQPDLNFHNPAVQDAVLDVMRFWLERGVDGFRFDTVNYYFSDDELRSNPPLHPKGKLVTAVNPYDMQEHIYSKNRPENVPFLQRIRALMDEFPNTASVGEVGEAQRAVALMAEYTSGGDKLHMCYSFEFLGQEFSAAHFRSRIEAFFRASQDGWPCWSFSNHDVHRHISRWSGHALSPDELGRQCIALLAALRGSICLYQGEELGLPESDLLYEELTDPRGIRFWPEDKGRDGCRIPMPWEEGEAPNGFTSGTPWLPMRARHSERNMAAQDRDPGSVLNAYRSILTWRKKHQALVTGDIAFFDTSEPALAFRRTGEDKDMLCAFNLSPQTLQLSIKGAEEPVLEPVSQSATMVGKGLTLGPSGFAFLSVASGGKGKIVYED; this comes from the coding sequence ATGCAGGAATGGTGGCGCGGCGGCGTGATCTATCAGGTCTATCCGCGGTCTTTTCAGGACACCAATGGCGATGGTATCGGCGATTTGCCCGGCATTATCCGCCGCCTCGATTACATTGCGAGCCTGGGCGTGGATTGCATTTGGCTGTCACCGATCCAGCAATCGCCGCAGGCCGATATGGGGTATGACGTCTCGGACTACCGGGAGGTCGACCGGCTCTTCGGTTCGCTCCAGGATTTCGACTCGCTCGTCGAACAGGCCCACGCCCGCGGCCTCAAGGTCATCATGGACCAGGTGGTCAGCCATACCTCCGACCAGCACCCCTGGTTTCAGGAATCGCGTGTCAGCCGCACCAATGCGCGGGCCGACTGGTATGTGTGGTCTGACCCGCAGCCCGACGGCTCTCCGCCCAACAACTGGCTTTCTGTGTTCGGCGGACGGGCCTGGGAGTGGAATCCTACCCGCGGGCAATATTACCTGCACAATTTTCTAGCTAGCCAGCCAGATCTCAACTTCCACAATCCCGCCGTGCAGGATGCGGTGCTGGACGTCATGCGCTTCTGGCTAGAGCGCGGAGTGGATGGCTTCCGCTTCGACACGGTGAACTACTATTTCTCCGACGACGAGTTACGTTCCAACCCGCCGCTGCACCCAAAAGGCAAGCTCGTCACCGCGGTCAATCCATACGACATGCAGGAGCATATCTACTCCAAGAATCGCCCCGAGAATGTGCCCTTTCTGCAGCGCATCCGTGCGCTTATGGACGAGTTCCCCAACACCGCCAGCGTGGGAGAAGTCGGCGAGGCCCAGCGCGCCGTAGCGCTCATGGCCGAATACACATCGGGCGGCGACAAGCTCCACATGTGCTACTCGTTCGAGTTCCTCGGCCAGGAGTTCTCGGCGGCACACTTCCGCTCGCGCATCGAAGCATTCTTCAGGGCGAGTCAGGATGGCTGGCCTTGCTGGAGCTTCTCCAATCACGACGTGCACCGTCATATCAGCCGCTGGTCGGGCCATGCGCTTTCGCCTGACGAGTTGGGCCGGCAGTGCATCGCGCTGTTGGCGGCGCTCCGGGGCTCGATTTGCCTTTATCAGGGCGAGGAACTGGGTTTGCCCGAATCCGACCTGCTCTACGAGGAACTGACCGATCCGCGGGGCATCCGCTTCTGGCCGGAGGACAAGGGGCGGGATGGCTGCCGTATACCCATGCCCTGGGAAGAAGGTGAGGCGCCAAATGGCTTCACCTCCGGAACTCCCTGGCTGCCGATGCGGGCGCGCCACTCCGAGCGTAATATGGCTGCACAGGATCGCGACCCCGGCTCGGTCCTCAACGCCTACCGGTCGATTCTGACTTGGCGAAAAAAGCACCAGGCCCTCGTTACCGGCGACATCGCCTTCTTTGATACCAGCGAGCCCGCCCTTGCCTTCCGCCGCACCGGTGAGGACAAGGACATGCTGTGCGCCTTCAATCTCTCACCCCAGACACTGCAACTGTCCATCAAGGGTGCGGAGGAGCCGGTCCTGGAGCCGGTCAGTCAAAGCGCCACCATGGTCGGCAAGGGGCTGACTCTGGGCCCCAGCGGGTTCGCGTTCCTCAGCGTGGCCAGTGGTGGCAAGGGCAAGATCGTCTACGAAGACTAG
- a CDS encoding aminoglycoside phosphotransferase family protein, with amino-acid sequence MNQSPVETALSRAMIRWSLTKSTPVAETPRSSIFRVEQNGRNFAVLKILKANAGEEEGRGSKLLEWYGGDGAATVFDMHGDTIFMEWLDGGTLGDAVRAGHDDQATIAICTIVSNLHRARAGAPPQLQPLHERFEALFATDVRAWPRTARDLYARASGIALKLFDKPAPLVPLHGDLHHDNILSSDRGWLAIDPKGLIGDPAYEVANVFRNPPGETQLAADPRRIAALADAFVARLGYNRKRVLGWAAAHSALSACWDLAAGNPITTDLAVLPHLLTAYDQMA; translated from the coding sequence ATGAATCAGTCACCTGTCGAAACGGCGCTCAGCCGCGCCATGATCCGCTGGTCCCTGACCAAGTCGACGCCGGTGGCGGAAACGCCGCGGAGCTCCATCTTTCGTGTCGAGCAGAACGGCCGGAATTTTGCCGTGCTCAAGATCCTCAAGGCCAATGCCGGTGAGGAAGAGGGGCGTGGCTCCAAGCTGTTGGAGTGGTATGGTGGGGACGGCGCTGCCACCGTGTTCGATATGCATGGCGATACCATCTTCATGGAATGGCTCGATGGCGGCACGCTGGGCGACGCGGTCCGGGCCGGCCATGATGACCAGGCAACGATAGCCATCTGCACGATCGTGTCCAATCTCCATCGGGCGCGCGCCGGAGCGCCGCCCCAGCTGCAGCCGCTGCACGAGCGCTTCGAGGCGCTCTTTGCCACCGATGTCCGCGCCTGGCCTCGCACGGCGCGCGATCTCTACGCCCGCGCCAGCGGCATTGCACTCAAGCTCTTCGATAAGCCCGCGCCGCTGGTGCCGCTTCATGGCGATCTCCACCACGACAACATCCTGTCCTCGGATCGGGGCTGGCTGGCGATCGATCCCAAAGGGCTGATCGGCGATCCCGCTTATGAGGTGGCCAATGTCTTCCGTAACCCTCCGGGTGAAACGCAGCTGGCAGCGGACCCGCGCCGGATAGCGGCTTTGGCGGATGCGTTCGTGGCGCGTCTCGGCTACAATCGCAAGCGCGTACTCGGCTGGGCCGCGGCGCACTCGGCGCTTTCGGCGTGCTGGGATTTGGCTGCCGGCAACCCCATCACCACCGATCTTGCCGTGCTGCCCCACCTATTGACCGCCTACGATCAGATGGCCTGA